One genomic region from Burkholderia latens encodes:
- a CDS encoding DUF1090 family protein produces the protein MMKQRLTPFLAAALMAAAAPATAARAGCEAKLAALDARIADARDAHAEDRVARLRAVRDRVHHFCARSREHASAAHASPPPARSGEAPAATAPAAAASQPAARQPA, from the coding sequence ATGATGAAACAACGACTTACACCCTTTCTCGCGGCTGCGCTGATGGCCGCCGCGGCACCTGCCACCGCAGCCCGGGCCGGTTGCGAGGCCAAGCTCGCAGCGCTCGACGCGCGCATCGCCGACGCGCGAGACGCGCATGCCGAAGATCGCGTCGCCCGCCTGCGCGCGGTGCGCGATCGCGTGCACCACTTCTGCGCCCGCAGCCGCGAGCACGCGTCCGCCGCCCACGCTTCGCCGCCGCCCGCACGTTCCGGCGAGGCGCCGGCCGCCACGGCGCCGGCGGCCGCAGCATCGCAGCCCGCCGCACGACAACCTGCGTAA
- the pyrC gene encoding dihydroorotase, with translation MTASNASSPATLTLARPDDLHLHLRDGDMLAAVLPHTARQFARAIVMPNLKPPVTTTAHAQAYRERILAALPAGMAFEPLMTLYLTDNTAPDEIRRARDSGFVHGVKLYPAGATTNSDHGVSDLAKCAKTLEVMQETGMPLLVHGEVTDPAVDMFDREKVFIDRVMTPLRRDFPGLKVVFEHITTKDAADYVRDADAAPGLLGATITPQHMLYSRNALFVGGIRPHYYCLPVLKRETHRVALVEAATSGNPRFFLGTDSAPHARGAKETACGCAGCYTALHALELYAEAFDQAGALDKLENFASRFGADFYGLPHSTDTITLRRETWELPREVFAGDTPVVPLRAGETIGWKFA, from the coding sequence ATGACTGCCTCGAACGCTTCCTCTCCGGCGACGCTCACGCTCGCCCGTCCCGACGACCTGCACCTGCACCTGCGCGACGGCGACATGCTGGCCGCGGTGCTGCCGCACACAGCGCGCCAGTTCGCCCGTGCGATCGTGATGCCGAACCTGAAGCCGCCCGTCACGACCACCGCGCACGCGCAAGCGTATCGCGAGCGGATCCTCGCCGCACTGCCGGCGGGGATGGCGTTCGAGCCGCTGATGACGCTGTACCTGACCGACAACACGGCGCCCGACGAAATCCGCCGCGCGCGCGATAGCGGCTTCGTGCACGGCGTGAAGCTGTATCCGGCCGGCGCGACAACGAATTCCGACCATGGCGTCAGCGATCTCGCGAAGTGCGCGAAGACGCTCGAGGTGATGCAGGAAACCGGCATGCCGCTGCTCGTGCACGGCGAAGTGACCGATCCGGCGGTCGACATGTTCGATCGCGAGAAGGTGTTCATCGACCGTGTAATGACGCCGCTGCGCCGCGATTTTCCGGGCCTGAAGGTCGTGTTCGAGCACATCACGACGAAGGATGCGGCCGACTACGTGCGCGACGCCGACGCGGCGCCGGGCCTGCTCGGCGCGACGATCACGCCGCAGCACATGCTGTACAGCCGCAACGCGTTGTTCGTCGGCGGGATTCGCCCGCACTACTACTGCCTGCCGGTGCTCAAGCGCGAGACGCACCGCGTCGCGCTCGTCGAAGCAGCGACGTCGGGCAACCCGCGCTTCTTCCTCGGCACCGACAGCGCGCCGCACGCGCGCGGCGCGAAGGAAACCGCGTGCGGCTGCGCGGGCTGCTACACGGCCCTGCACGCGCTCGAGCTGTACGCGGAAGCATTCGACCAGGCGGGCGCGCTCGACAAGCTGGAAAATTTCGCGAGCCGCTTCGGCGCCGATTTCTACGGGCTTCCGCACAGCACCGACACGATCACGCTGCGTCGCGAGACGTGGGAATTGCCGCGCGAGGTTTTCGCCGGAGATACGCCGGTCGTGCCGCTGCGCGCCGGCGAAACGATCGGCTGGAAATTCGCATGA
- a CDS encoding class II glutamine amidotransferase produces the protein MCQLLGMNCAAPTDVTFSFTGFAARGGLTDHHADGWGIAFFEDKACRLFIDHQASATSPIAEMVKRYPIKSKNTIAHIRKATQGHILLENSHPFMRELWGRHWIFAHNGDLQDYEPDLDGSVYHPVGTTDSEKAFCVLMQGLREAFPGAQPPLPELFERVGELTRGITDHGVFNFLMSNGQALFAHCSTRLHYLVRRWPFSTAHLVDEDLSIDFAKYTTPEDRVAVIATQPLTDNEVWTSFEPGELIMFQCGDVAARMQIPVPERVLEKLRNPALDASASAPCADARLEALAATAANDADDAIDF, from the coding sequence ATGTGCCAACTCCTAGGAATGAACTGCGCCGCACCGACGGACGTCACATTCTCCTTCACGGGTTTCGCGGCCCGGGGCGGCCTCACCGATCACCATGCCGACGGCTGGGGAATCGCGTTCTTCGAGGACAAGGCGTGCCGCCTCTTCATCGACCACCAGGCATCGGCCACGTCGCCGATCGCCGAGATGGTGAAGCGCTATCCGATCAAGTCCAAGAACACGATCGCGCACATCCGCAAGGCCACGCAGGGCCACATCCTGCTCGAGAACAGCCATCCTTTCATGCGCGAGCTGTGGGGACGCCACTGGATCTTCGCGCATAACGGCGATCTGCAGGACTACGAACCCGATCTCGACGGCAGCGTCTACCATCCGGTCGGCACCACCGACAGCGAGAAGGCGTTCTGCGTGCTGATGCAGGGGCTGCGCGAAGCGTTTCCCGGCGCCCAGCCGCCGTTGCCGGAGCTGTTCGAGCGCGTTGGCGAGCTGACGCGCGGGATCACCGATCACGGCGTGTTCAATTTCCTGATGTCGAACGGCCAGGCGCTGTTCGCGCACTGCTCGACGCGGCTGCACTACCTCGTGCGTCGCTGGCCGTTCTCGACCGCGCATCTGGTCGACGAAGACCTGTCGATCGACTTCGCGAAATACACGACGCCCGAGGATCGCGTCGCGGTAATCGCCACGCAGCCGCTGACCGACAACGAAGTCTGGACCTCGTTCGAACCGGGCGAGCTGATCATGTTCCAGTGCGGCGACGTCGCCGCGCGCATGCAGATTCCGGTTCCCGAACGCGTGCTCGAGAAACTGCGCAACCCGGCGCTCGACGCATCGGCGTCCGCGCCGTGCGCGGACGCGCGTCTCGAAGCGCTCGCGGCAACCGCCGCGAACGACGCCGACGACGCGATCGACTTCTGA
- the rpsI gene encoding 30S ribosomal protein S9 gives MIGNWNYGTGRRKSAVARVFIKAGKGDIIVNGKPIADYFSRETSLMIVRQPLELTNHGQTFDIKVNVNGGGETGQAGAVRHGITRALIDYDATLKPSLSNAGFVTRDAREVERKKVGLRKARRAKQFSKR, from the coding sequence ATGATCGGTAACTGGAACTACGGCACGGGCCGCCGCAAGAGCGCAGTCGCACGTGTCTTCATCAAGGCTGGCAAGGGCGACATCATCGTCAACGGCAAGCCCATCGCTGACTACTTCTCGCGTGAAACGTCGCTGATGATCGTGCGTCAGCCGCTGGAACTCACGAACCACGGCCAGACGTTCGACATCAAGGTCAACGTCAATGGCGGCGGTGAAACGGGCCAGGCAGGCGCAGTGCGTCACGGCATCACCCGCGCACTGATCGACTACGATGCGACGCTGAAGCCGTCGCTGTCGAACGCAGGCTTCGTCACGCGCGATGCACGTGAAGTCGAGCGTAAGAAGGTTGGTCTGCGCAAGGCACGCCGCGCAAAGCAGTTCTCGAAGCGTTAA
- a CDS encoding OsmC family protein: protein MQDRIRIRQRWSASMECKVSWMGQDGMAFSAQTGSGHLVAMDGAPEGGGHNLAPRPMEMVLVGTGGCTAYDVVLILKKSRQEVTGCSVTLKAERASEDPKVFTKVHFHFTVTGRNLNPATVERAINLSHDKYCSASIMIAKTAELTHSFDIVAS, encoded by the coding sequence ATGCAAGATCGAATCCGAATCAGGCAACGCTGGAGTGCAAGCATGGAATGCAAAGTAAGCTGGATGGGTCAGGACGGCATGGCGTTTTCGGCCCAGACCGGAAGCGGGCACCTCGTCGCGATGGACGGCGCGCCGGAGGGCGGCGGCCATAACCTCGCGCCGCGCCCGATGGAGATGGTGCTGGTCGGCACCGGCGGCTGCACTGCGTACGACGTCGTGCTGATCCTGAAGAAGAGCCGGCAGGAAGTCACCGGCTGCTCGGTCACGCTGAAGGCAGAACGCGCAAGCGAGGACCCGAAGGTGTTCACGAAGGTGCACTTCCACTTCACCGTCACGGGCCGCAACCTGAATCCGGCCACGGTCGAGCGCGCGATCAACCTGTCGCATGACAAGTACTGCTCCGCATCGATCATGATCGCGAAAACGGCCGAGCTGACGCACTCGTTCGACATCGTCGCGTCCTGA
- a CDS encoding DUF3025 domain-containing protein has product MTGSPPRGAGQTDGSGAAAFARIDWSAPWLAPYRVHGRALQAAAIAGEPALLDALNDALRGGARASGRGKPLRFAPQAELPAGIAYETHIADTGRVPTRHNLHDFFNALVWFAYPRIKAALNARQAAAIDAAGGVGPVRGTLRDALTLFDENAALFVTADRTLADALRGFDWKQLLVAARDAWGARCEARLVGHALLEKLVAPYKSCTAHTWIVEVSDDYFSWPDAQRAAHVDAQIAGELATRALTSRDFAPLPVLGVPGWCDANAAPSFYDDPAVFRSGRRSRAAADGAQC; this is encoded by the coding sequence ATGACCGGCTCGCCGCCGCGCGGCGCCGGCCAGACGGACGGCAGCGGGGCGGCGGCGTTCGCGCGGATCGACTGGTCCGCGCCGTGGCTCGCGCCTTATCGCGTGCACGGGCGTGCGCTGCAGGCCGCCGCGATCGCCGGCGAGCCCGCGTTGCTCGATGCGCTGAACGACGCGCTGCGCGGCGGCGCGCGCGCGAGCGGCCGCGGCAAGCCGCTGCGGTTCGCGCCGCAGGCCGAGCTCCCGGCGGGCATCGCGTACGAAACCCATATCGCCGACACGGGCCGCGTGCCGACCCGCCACAATCTGCACGACTTCTTCAATGCACTCGTCTGGTTCGCATATCCGCGTATCAAGGCCGCGCTGAACGCACGCCAGGCCGCGGCGATCGACGCGGCGGGCGGTGTCGGGCCCGTGCGCGGCACACTGCGCGATGCGCTGACGCTGTTCGATGAAAACGCCGCGCTGTTCGTGACGGCCGACCGCACGCTCGCCGATGCGCTGCGCGGCTTCGACTGGAAGCAGCTTCTGGTTGCCGCGCGCGACGCGTGGGGCGCGCGTTGCGAGGCCCGGCTCGTCGGCCATGCGCTGCTCGAGAAGCTCGTCGCGCCTTACAAGTCCTGCACCGCACACACGTGGATCGTCGAAGTGAGTGACGACTATTTTTCGTGGCCCGACGCGCAGCGTGCCGCGCATGTCGATGCGCAGATCGCCGGCGAACTCGCGACGCGCGCGCTGACGAGCCGCGATTTCGCGCCGCTGCCGGTGCTCGGCGTGCCGGGCTGGTGCGATGCGAATGCGGCGCCGTCGTTTTACGACGATCCGGCCGTGTTCCGCAGCGGCCGCCGCAGTCGGGCTGCCGCCGACGGCGCGCAGTGCTAG
- a CDS encoding autotransporter outer membrane beta-barrel domain-containing protein — translation MNHSFRSIWSEAAGCWVAVAETTRARGKRSGRESRASRRAGRPALRRSALRAAVLGTALAVLPAGYAYASACGDGSPVASGGSCTPGSFSPTVNDNLAGATQVAGGDTVGVTGAWTSQNAGDAGYTRVPFGTTTIVSGNPDQPLVSLGGKTQSVSTPDSITSTHTSVATYNSSAFAASTAGATNVPVYRDVNGDQYVNTRIGTVDRSGGTLNVSIGNPANAPDAAGNAITLAAKQTDLAFADGTGSTPSVVNWNGRNRVWFTTGDYLASGGPVGNLQLDVPAYAGTFTAFDGSTWTVNDAASLAAYNDFLVRSVKSGALGSQAAYDTAFGQAVTFTQQNFQYANNVSAGDKNTLQIDHLSVMHGTGANATLHIGHDGQIDFRGTSTIESSSAVLAENGAHFVNDGRLSGDFTLVRLLTGASGVNNGVISSGYAAGDNVDTSSSTPPDNFGFHAYTEGNGVYASGTGTTFVNNGVMNVGAWTLDGNRPDLQNYAVGVTSGASASNAGTINVGVNATTLDSQVIGGFAAGGSFTNEAGGTIYLGRAAQYGPGAAANDVALSAHAYGILLGASGTATNVGSIVIGSQTQNGAAMASIGSASGTLHNAGSIVVNGAAPGTPLANVGMLAANTAATVTNTGTISLNGVNGIGLMVVGTGSTATAATSTGTIDVAGGLDPASDTRNYGVWAEGARAKATVDGALNLTGTGAIGVHARSGATIDVGPNAVPRFMSGTNQTGFYAYGAGSQINVAAQHLSVDTDDSTLFRIAGGAAYTGASAAGTLTTDVNGERARGVLATGAGTTLSTGNAVYNVNGANGIAVTVEGGAQGAIDPGATINLNAAGAIAGVVDGQAHDLAGANAGAPVATTLANDAAVTSSNAGVTGFVAQNLGTLANRNTVLLTGAGSTGVVVGALGTVNNASTIRVSNGTGALVQGASATLTNAGTIEADDGIAGVHLTGSGASVALSGTGAVVANGSADGVLVDSTVSDGGIAAGATSIAVRGTGNGIDNRGTNTTIALSGTQLATTGNGGDAVSSTGAGARIAANAASAVRTVGDNARGFFVTGADATLSIDGSTIATTGAGAHAVVAGSGATALLSGAKLSTAGAAADGLVAQNGGRIGDAGSSIASAAGNGARVDGGGVLALTGTTLNGATAGVLGTDTLATGATSTVLVDGGSVASVAGPAFAARGGVIDIAVRNGTVVTAGNGTLLDLSNGSTATFNASAVNLAGDIVSDASSNGNVFLTNGTTLTGKIDPVALSIDGSSAWHMTGSSVLSSLNNAGLVAFAAPSGAPATAGSYTTLTTGSYVGNGGTIALHTYLGADASPTDRLIVNGGAASGTTGLKIANTAGSGAQTTGDGIPVVLTANGGTTAASAFHLAGPVQAGAYEYRLYRGGQSDANGWYLRSQLDPTSPGDPVGPSTIDGGGAGAGAGNNLAYRPGVAGYAMTPLLNADYGFSTLGKLHERVGDIYNLEKQAPGNRDGVWGRIGGQSLDANAGRFAADERTFFAQFGKDWTLDQAPAGGSTHAGVTASIGVANASFSDMARAAAPGLSTSTGSVEMHAQSVGGYWTRYLSDGTYFDTVGQVTHYGNRYRDSYGNEASQNGFGIALSQEVGKPFAIGGLPVAVEPQAQLMYQYLKLNGFNDNVSAVSGTTSNALRGRAGVRIFRPNLDANAGGGAATPYFTADVLHDFLSPGQTVVGGTPFATQLDRTWYELGLGVTAGFGKSGELYANVKYARNIGGDYRRGITGQVGYRYSW, via the coding sequence GTGAATCATTCATTTCGATCGATATGGAGCGAAGCCGCCGGCTGCTGGGTCGCGGTGGCGGAAACGACTCGTGCGCGCGGCAAGCGCTCCGGCCGGGAATCGCGCGCGAGCCGCCGTGCAGGCCGCCCGGCACTGCGCCGCTCCGCGCTGCGGGCCGCCGTGCTCGGCACCGCACTGGCCGTGCTGCCGGCCGGTTACGCGTACGCATCGGCCTGCGGCGACGGTTCACCGGTCGCGAGCGGCGGCAGTTGCACGCCGGGCAGCTTCAGCCCGACGGTCAACGACAACCTCGCGGGCGCGACGCAGGTCGCGGGCGGCGATACGGTCGGCGTGACCGGCGCGTGGACGAGCCAGAACGCCGGCGACGCCGGCTACACGCGCGTTCCGTTCGGCACGACGACGATCGTGTCGGGGAATCCGGACCAGCCGCTCGTCTCGCTCGGCGGCAAGACCCAGAGCGTGAGCACGCCCGATTCGATCACAAGCACGCACACGTCGGTCGCCACGTACAACTCGTCCGCGTTTGCCGCGTCGACGGCCGGCGCGACCAACGTGCCCGTTTATCGCGACGTGAACGGCGACCAGTACGTGAACACGCGCATCGGCACCGTCGACCGTTCCGGCGGCACGCTGAACGTGTCGATCGGCAACCCGGCGAACGCGCCGGACGCAGCCGGCAACGCGATCACGCTCGCCGCGAAGCAAACCGATCTCGCATTCGCCGACGGCACGGGCTCGACGCCGAGCGTCGTCAACTGGAATGGGCGCAACCGCGTCTGGTTCACGACCGGCGACTACCTCGCAAGCGGCGGCCCGGTCGGCAACCTGCAGCTCGACGTACCGGCCTATGCAGGCACCTTCACGGCGTTCGACGGCAGCACGTGGACCGTCAACGACGCCGCATCGCTCGCGGCCTACAACGACTTCCTCGTGCGTTCGGTGAAAAGCGGCGCGCTCGGCTCGCAGGCCGCATACGATACTGCGTTCGGCCAGGCCGTCACGTTCACGCAGCAAAACTTCCAGTACGCGAACAACGTGTCCGCCGGCGACAAGAACACACTGCAGATCGATCATCTGTCGGTGATGCACGGCACAGGCGCGAATGCGACGCTGCACATCGGCCACGACGGGCAGATCGATTTTCGCGGCACCAGCACGATCGAATCGAGCTCGGCCGTCCTCGCGGAAAACGGCGCGCACTTCGTCAACGACGGCCGCCTGTCCGGCGATTTCACGCTGGTGCGCCTGCTCACCGGCGCGAGCGGCGTCAACAACGGTGTGATCTCGTCCGGCTACGCGGCCGGCGACAACGTCGACACGAGCAGCAGCACGCCGCCCGACAATTTCGGGTTCCACGCGTACACCGAAGGCAACGGCGTGTACGCGAGCGGCACCGGCACCACGTTCGTGAACAACGGCGTGATGAACGTCGGCGCATGGACGCTCGACGGCAATCGTCCCGACCTGCAGAACTACGCGGTGGGCGTGACGTCGGGCGCGAGTGCGTCGAATGCCGGCACGATCAACGTCGGCGTGAACGCGACGACGCTCGACAGCCAGGTGATCGGCGGGTTCGCGGCCGGCGGCAGCTTCACGAACGAGGCCGGCGGCACGATCTATCTCGGCCGCGCGGCCCAGTACGGGCCGGGCGCCGCGGCGAACGACGTTGCGCTGTCCGCGCATGCGTACGGAATCCTGCTTGGCGCGTCCGGGACCGCCACCAACGTCGGCTCGATCGTGATCGGCTCGCAGACGCAAAACGGCGCCGCAATGGCAAGCATCGGCTCGGCTTCCGGCACGCTGCACAACGCCGGTTCGATCGTCGTGAACGGGGCGGCGCCCGGCACGCCGCTCGCCAACGTCGGCATGCTCGCCGCCAACACCGCGGCGACCGTGACCAACACCGGCACGATCTCGTTGAACGGCGTAAACGGCATCGGCCTCATGGTGGTCGGCACCGGCTCGACCGCGACGGCCGCGACGTCGACCGGCACGATCGACGTCGCCGGCGGCCTGGATCCGGCATCGGACACGCGCAATTACGGCGTGTGGGCCGAAGGCGCGCGCGCGAAGGCCACGGTCGACGGCGCGCTGAACCTGACGGGCACCGGCGCGATCGGCGTGCATGCACGCTCGGGCGCCACCATCGACGTCGGGCCGAACGCGGTACCGCGCTTCATGTCGGGTACGAACCAGACCGGTTTCTACGCGTATGGCGCAGGGTCGCAGATCAACGTCGCCGCACAGCACCTGAGCGTCGATACCGACGATTCGACGCTGTTCCGCATCGCGGGCGGCGCGGCCTACACGGGCGCGTCGGCTGCCGGCACGCTGACGACGGACGTAAACGGCGAACGCGCGCGCGGCGTGCTGGCGACCGGCGCCGGCACGACGCTGTCGACCGGCAACGCCGTCTACAACGTCAACGGTGCGAATGGCATTGCGGTGACGGTCGAGGGCGGCGCGCAGGGTGCGATCGATCCCGGCGCGACGATCAACCTGAACGCGGCCGGCGCGATCGCGGGCGTCGTCGACGGCCAGGCGCACGACCTCGCCGGCGCGAACGCCGGTGCGCCGGTCGCGACGACGCTGGCCAACGATGCGGCGGTCACGTCGTCGAACGCCGGCGTGACCGGTTTCGTCGCGCAGAACCTCGGCACGCTCGCGAACCGCAACACCGTACTGCTGACCGGCGCCGGCTCGACAGGCGTCGTGGTCGGCGCGCTCGGCACGGTGAACAACGCGTCGACGATCCGCGTATCGAACGGCACCGGCGCGCTCGTGCAGGGCGCATCGGCGACGCTGACGAATGCCGGCACGATCGAAGCCGACGACGGCATCGCAGGCGTGCATCTGACCGGCTCGGGTGCATCGGTCGCGTTGTCGGGCACCGGCGCCGTCGTCGCGAACGGCAGCGCCGATGGCGTGCTGGTCGACTCGACGGTGTCCGACGGCGGGATCGCGGCCGGCGCGACGTCGATCGCGGTGCGCGGCACCGGCAACGGCATCGACAACCGCGGCACGAACACGACGATCGCGCTATCGGGCACGCAGCTCGCCACGACAGGCAACGGCGGCGACGCGGTGTCGTCGACGGGTGCCGGTGCGCGCATCGCCGCGAACGCGGCGAGCGCCGTACGTACCGTCGGCGACAACGCGCGCGGCTTCTTCGTGACGGGCGCGGACGCAACGTTGTCGATCGACGGCTCGACCATCGCAACGACCGGGGCCGGCGCACACGCGGTCGTCGCGGGCAGCGGCGCGACCGCACTGCTGTCGGGCGCGAAGCTCTCCACCGCCGGCGCGGCAGCGGACGGCCTCGTCGCGCAGAACGGCGGCCGCATCGGGGACGCGGGCTCGTCGATCGCGAGCGCGGCGGGCAACGGCGCACGCGTCGACGGTGGCGGCGTGCTCGCGCTGACCGGCACGACGCTCAACGGCGCGACGGCCGGCGTGCTCGGCACCGACACGCTCGCGACCGGCGCGACGAGCACGGTGCTGGTCGACGGCGGCAGTGTCGCGTCCGTCGCCGGGCCGGCATTCGCCGCGCGCGGCGGCGTCATCGACATCGCGGTGCGCAACGGCACCGTCGTGACGGCCGGCAACGGCACGCTGCTGGACCTCTCGAACGGCAGCACCGCGACCTTCAACGCATCTGCCGTGAATCTTGCCGGCGACATCGTGTCGGACGCGTCGAGCAACGGCAACGTGTTCCTGACGAACGGCACGACGCTGACCGGCAAGATCGATCCGGTGGCGCTGAGCATCGACGGTTCGAGCGCCTGGCACATGACCGGCAGTTCGGTATTGAGCAGCCTGAACAATGCCGGCCTGGTCGCGTTCGCCGCACCGTCCGGCGCACCGGCGACAGCGGGCAGCTACACGACGCTGACGACGGGCAGCTATGTCGGCAACGGCGGCACGATCGCGCTGCACACTTACCTCGGCGCCGACGCATCGCCGACCGACAGGCTGATCGTGAACGGCGGCGCCGCAAGTGGCACAACCGGGCTGAAGATCGCGAACACGGCCGGCAGCGGCGCGCAGACGACAGGTGACGGAATTCCGGTCGTGCTGACCGCCAACGGCGGCACGACGGCCGCGTCGGCGTTCCATCTCGCGGGCCCGGTACAGGCCGGCGCGTATGAATACCGGCTCTACCGCGGCGGACAAAGCGATGCGAACGGCTGGTACCTGCGTTCGCAGCTGGACCCGACGTCCCCCGGCGATCCCGTCGGTCCGTCCACGATCGACGGCGGCGGCGCCGGCGCCGGCGCCGGCAACAATCTCGCGTACCGTCCGGGCGTGGCGGGCTACGCGATGACGCCGCTGCTGAACGCCGACTACGGCTTCTCGACGCTCGGCAAGCTGCACGAACGCGTCGGCGACATCTACAACCTCGAGAAGCAGGCACCGGGCAACCGCGACGGCGTGTGGGGCCGCATCGGCGGACAGAGCCTCGACGCAAACGCGGGCCGCTTCGCGGCCGACGAGCGCACGTTCTTCGCGCAGTTCGGCAAGGACTGGACGCTCGACCAGGCGCCCGCAGGCGGCAGCACGCACGCGGGCGTGACGGCGAGCATCGGCGTCGCGAACGCCAGCTTCAGCGACATGGCGCGCGCCGCCGCGCCAGGCTTGTCGACGTCGACGGGCTCGGTCGAGATGCATGCGCAGAGCGTCGGCGGCTACTGGACGCGCTACCTGTCCGACGGCACCTACTTCGACACCGTGGGCCAGGTCACGCACTACGGCAACCGCTATCGCGACAGCTACGGCAACGAGGCGTCGCAGAACGGTTTCGGCATCGCGCTGTCGCAGGAAGTCGGCAAGCCGTTCGCGATCGGCGGCCTGCCGGTCGCGGTCGAGCCGCAGGCGCAGTTGATGTATCAGTATCTGAAGCTGAACGGGTTCAACGACAACGTGTCGGCCGTATCGGGCACGACGTCGAATGCGCTGCGCGGACGCGCCGGCGTGCGGATCTTCCGGCCGAACCTCGATGCGAACGCGGGCGGCGGCGCCGCGACGCCGTACTTCACGGCCGACGTGCTGCACGACTTCCTGTCGCCGGGCCAGACGGTGGTGGGCGGCACGCCGTTCGCGACACAGCTGGACCGCACGTGGTACGAGCTCGGCCTCGGCGTGACCGCAGGCTTCGGCAAGTCCGGCGAGCTGTACGCGAACGTCAAATATGCGCGCAACATCGGCGGCGACTACCGGCGCGGCATCACCGGGCAGGTCGGCTACCGGTACAGCTGGTAG
- the rplM gene encoding 50S ribosomal protein L13, giving the protein MKTFSAKAHEVTREWYVIDATDKVLGRVASEVARRLRGKHKPEFTPHVDTGDFIIIINASKLKVTGNKTLDKKYYRHSGYPGGIYETTFGKMQERFPGRALEKAVKGMLPKGPLGYAMIKKLKVYAEATHPHSAQQPKALEI; this is encoded by the coding sequence ATGAAGACGTTTTCCGCAAAAGCCCATGAGGTGACGCGCGAATGGTACGTGATTGACGCGACGGATAAGGTTCTCGGCCGTGTTGCCAGCGAAGTGGCACGCCGTCTGCGCGGCAAGCACAAGCCTGAGTTCACCCCGCACGTCGACACTGGTGATTTCATCATCATCATTAACGCGAGCAAGTTGAAGGTCACGGGCAACAAGACTCTGGACAAGAAGTACTACCGTCACTCGGGCTACCCGGGCGGTATCTATGAAACGACGTTCGGCAAGATGCAGGAACGCTTCCCGGGCCGTGCGCTCGAGAAGGCGGTCAAGGGCATGCTGCCGAAGGGCCCGCTCGGCTACGCGATGATCAAGAAGCTGAAGGTCTACGCAGAAGCGACGCATCCGCACTCGGCTCAACAGCCGAAGGCGCTCGAGATCTAA